The Mytilus galloprovincialis chromosome 4, xbMytGall1.hap1.1, whole genome shotgun sequence genome contains a region encoding:
- the LOC143071027 gene encoding uncharacterized protein LOC143071027, whose amino-acid sequence MYNCICQIVPVLFMLLNLVYTQDCNITVYDHLSEQVKIADCSKRGFSEVPHALPRDITVLDLSGNKLRHISNYSFENYSLLHNLSLAKNELHIIEDHAFYGLSRLKVLNMSENILNLRYVYTPQMLLPLQNLIDLDIRRNIPNQPTVDLYHYPDQAFAVLKKLEFLALDMAPNPIFGIGFQGLKNLKSLTFEFCFLKYLRGYTFENFSSNLDELKLTRCHLNFSEVENNALVPFPKITKIHFEESCMHLIGALNMLSPYNGKTIEILNFRGLNCPIFNSKEYPFALTITSDMMRHLKTICVEVLDLSDNGIVDFDENSLLLFDRTECLKHLYFKGNRFAFAYGRHMDELKSFFNKSVALKTFDYSYIPVRFKLKEKDFYHQGQDNHVSNNLVYLPRSLEKLSMSNIICEDIGRIFYIRQGSNLTYLDISFGYSNNAVLFEVNATNKVETLVLDGHFHWTLHQIELVNFINVKTLLRRNAGLDEFMMRYPPDDNLKRFIALLRKLRYLEHLDISKNSIFNLPENVFFNNGHLSELSLSNNLFQSIPSQITSNNNMKSLDLHNNLLPTVDHKTRVWADLMNQQHGLYFLLDGNAFECNCDNFDFIKWIQETKVKLDTRSYKCTLLNGTVITVLEAYEQMHDLFSGCRNSIWLMVSSILIGTGCIMTLLLVIYSRRWNIAILFYRIFRKIVEKKYGKNYTFDVFVSYGGDSIPWIKNYFIPKLEDEWKLKICIKDRDFYYIFYFYYNPGTFDNYLRRTLIL is encoded by the coding sequence ATGTATAACTGTATTTGTCAGATAGTGCCGGTCCTTTTCATGTTACTTAATTTAGTATATACTCAAGACTGTAACATTACAGTTTATGATCATTTATCAGAACAAGTGAAAATAGCTGACTGCAGTAAAAGAGGTTTTAGCGAAGTTCCACATGCACTCCCACGTGATATCACCGTTCTGGATCTTAGTGGAAACAAACTTCGTCATATCAGTAATTACTCTTTTGAAAATTACAGTTTATTGCACAATTTATCGTTGGCTAAAAACGAACTTCACATTATTGAGGATCATGCATTTTATGGATTAAGCCGATTGAAGGTTTTGAATATGAGTGAAAATATTTTGAACCTAAGATATGTCTATACACCACAAATGCTTTTGCCGTTGCAAAATTTGATTGATCTGGACATACGACGGAATATTCCGAATCAACCAACAGTGGATTTATACCATTATCCTGATCAAGCTTTTGCAGTTTTAAAAAAGCTAGAATTCTTAGCATTAGATATGGCTCCAAATCCGATTTTCGGAATAGGATTTCAAGGGCTGAAAAATCTGAAATCGTTAacgtttgaattttgttttttaaaatatcttcGCGGATATACATTCGAAAACTTTTCATCGAATCTAGACGAATTGAAACTGACTAGATGTCATTTAAATTTTTCGGAAGTTGAAAACAATGCTCTTGTCCCTTTTCCTAAAATTACCAAAATACATTTTGAAGAATCATGCATGCATCTGATAGGGGCTCTTAACATGCTGTCGCCATATAATGgcaaaactattgaaatattgaattttCGAGGTCTTAACTGTCCTATCTTCAATAGTAAAGAATATCCGTTTGCGTTAACTATCACTAGTGACATGATGagacatttgaaaacaatttgtgtAGAAGTTTTAGATTTATCAGACAACGGGATAGTTGATTTTGATGAAAACTCGCTATTGTTATTTGATCGAACAGagtgtttaaaacatttatatttcaaaggaaaCAGGTTTGCGTTTGCTTATGGAAGACATATGGACgagttaaaatcattttttaacaaATCTGTTGCATTGAAAACATTTGACTATTCTTATATTCCAGTTCGGTTTAAGCtgaaagaaaaagatttttatcACCAAGGACAAGACAACCATGTTTCTAACAATTTAGTATATTTACCACGTTCTTTAGAAAAATTATCTATGAGTAATATAATCTGTGAAGATATTGGTAGAATATTTTATATACGTCAAGGAAGCAATTTGACGTATCTTGATATATCGTTCGGTTATTCAAATAATGCTGTCCTGTTTGAAGTAAACGCAACAAACAAAGTTGAAACTTTAGTCTTAGATGGTCATTTCCACTGGACATTGCACCAAATAGAGCTAGTTAATTTCATAAATGTAAAAACTTTATTGAGGAGAAATGCTGGGTTGGATGAGTTTATGATGCGTTATCCTCCAGACGACAATCTTAAACGATTCATAGCACTTTTACGAAAACTTAGATATCTCGAACATTTGGATATATCAAAAAATAGTATCTTTAATTTACCAGAGaatgtattttttaataatgGACATCTTTCCGAATTATCACTGTCTAACAATTTATTTCAGTCCATTCCAAGTCAGATTACATCTAATAATAACATGAAATCACTAGACCTGCACAATAACTTACTACCAACAGTGGATCATAAAACTCGTGTTTGGGCAGATTTAATGAATCAACAGCATGGTTTATATTTTCTTCTTGATggcaatgcatttgaatgtaaTTGTGATAATTTTGATTTCATCAAGTGGATACAAGAAACCAAAGTAAAACTTGATACCAGATCATACAAATGTACACTTTTAAACGGTACTGTGATAACCGTACTCGAAGCATATGAAcagatgcatgatttgttttccGGCTGTAGAAATTCAATATGGCTGATGGTTTCTTCCATTTTGATAGGAACAGGTTGTATTATGACTCTGCTACTTGTAATATATAGTAGACGATGGAACATAGCTATATTGTTTTACCGCATATTCCGAAAAATTGTTGAAAAGAAATACGGTAAAAATTAcacttttgatgtttttgtttcataTGGAGGGGATAGCATACCTTGGATTAAAAACTACTTCATTCCAAAGCTAGAAGACGAATGGAAGCTTAAAATATGCATAAAAGATCGCGACTTTTactatattttttacttttattataatcctggtacttttgataactatttacggcGGACACTCATTTTATGA